One genomic region from Anopheles bellator chromosome 2, idAnoBellAS_SP24_06.2, whole genome shotgun sequence encodes:
- the LOC131211002 gene encoding uncharacterized protein LOC131211002, translated as MLAIDCLVGGLLLSSIGVNILALGAFWVTPSLRTTANRFVINLLIVNLVCCIILGPSLLLNAFTTTNSPAAAATGVSVATPSTVYQLAGSDVGATPTAYFVDPPTSGEAGAQGGTGATSTTVQFRETATNPSNRTGRNQVKCTKNGTMGGADEGANNCDRAGASGSSEEEEEDESEEGPYVRPSPVGRDGELHATLTLTKIRCWGLDLVVALGALSVLLVVGDTWCAITDPLRYHSRISELKAWTLIIGSWVLGIAFGIASGFRGDQKHVTLFKNRLTVEEVAAIESSHWARNGSGTVGWGEPGTGDSGFINQLHISEDLYNTIFSYAYFVIVILVPFALVCGMYWRIFSEARESGQRMRQNGSSPLLQSALNLVSSQKHALAEKQLMLEQQQQQQQQHPPQPLPVIAERAVEKPVDGEGLTMRIDKQIHYEDETITVSSIPHHHHHHHQHQHRDSCLKPLLQPSPGPTPTHKSTHHEPDRPDGRSQVVQIAATPTTGSAALLPPSVLKSPLKHDRNHNSILMSLPPLDSAASGPIPTCASVLPGEAPADFGKVRRNHSAGRLVSFCEDQPELAAVGLRQVHSTPNFQKYGAPEFEQLGQHHILSLPAVHVPPKALSYMTSIRHRLSNASSLFKYREESRAARISILVIIMFLVSYLPYGILVLMQGHVDLIIVSDQALLAIVTVVIANLSSPFIFAYRNKRVRRGVRRLLGIDKKTNERLQKLTSSNTHFNNHPQSQLQQHRESEQSLQQHPSCAALQHHHDHGVLEQGNYEANITLANVVGDGASCDGGGQKAHKVRIAGPAGGGGSLTRSGSSCKYLTPNHAAAVAVANGFIVEFERYPSDELNSLCIQKKSILKRVCDSSRKWGCNFATNSCTSNGDEQTEV; from the coding sequence ATGTTAGCCATAGACTGTCTGGTCGGCGGCCTGCTGCTCAGCTCGATCGGCGTCAACATCCTGGCGCTCGGGGCGTTCTGGGTGACGCCCAGCCTGCGGACCACCGCGAACCGGTTCGTCATCAACCTGCTGATCGTGAACCTGGTCTGCTGCATCATACTCGGCCCCTCGCTGCTGCTCAATGCGTTCACCACGACCAATTctcccgcggcggcggcgacgggggTATCGGTGGCGACGCCATCGACCGTGTACCAGCTCGCCGGATCGGACGTCGGAGCCACACCGACGGCCTACTTCGTGGATCCACCGACCAGCGGTGAAGCAGGAGCGCAGGGGGGGACGGGAGCAACATCGACGACGGTACAGTTCCGAGAGACCGCGACGAACCCGtcaaaccggaccggaaggaacCAAGTGAAGTGCACCAAGAACGGCACCATGGGAGGTGCCGACGAGGGAGCGAACAATTGTGATAGAGCCGGGGCCAGTGGGTcctcggaggaggaggaggaggacgaaaGTGAGGAAGGCCCGTACGTACGGCCGAGTCCCGTCGGTCGGGACGGGGAGTTGCACGCGACACTCACGCTGACGAAGATCCGGTGCTGGGGTCTGgacctggtggtggccctcgGGGCGCtgtcggtgctgctggtcgtggGGGACACCTGGTGTGCCATCACGGACCCGCTGCGCTACCACTCGCGGATCTCCGAGCTGAAGGCGTGGACGCTCATCATCGGCAGCTGGGTGCTGGGCATTGCGTTCGGCATCGcgtccgggttccggggcgATCAGAAGCACGTGACGCTGTTCAAGAACCGGCTGACGGTGGAAGAGGTGGCCGCCATCGAATCTAGTCATTGGgcgcggaacggaagcggcaCCGTCGGCTGGGGcgaacccggcaccggtgacAGCGGTTTCATCAACCAGCTGCACATCTCCGAGGACCTGTACAACACGATCTTCTCGTACGCGTACTTCGTCATCGTTATCCTGGTTCCGTTCGCGCTCGTGTGCGGCATGTACTGGCGCATCTTCTCCGAGGCACGCGAAAGTGGCCAACGGATGCGCCAAAACGGCTCGTCCCCGCTCCTGCAGAGTGCCCTGAATCTGGTGTCCTCGCAGAAGCACGCGCTGGCCGAGAAGCAGTTGAtgctggagcagcagcaacagcagcagcagcagcatccaccgCAACCGCTGCCCGTGATAGCGGAACGGGCGGTCGAGAAGCCGGTCGACGGCGAAGGACTCACGATGCGGATCGACAAGCAGATCCACTACGAGGATGAAACGATCACCGTGAGCAGCAttccgcaccaccaccaccaccaccaccagcaccagcatcgggACTCGTGCCTGAAGCCGCTGCTCCAGCCGTCGCCGGGCCCGACGCCAACGCACAAGTCGACGCACCACGAGCCGGATCGGCCCGACGGCCGGTCGCAGGTGGTCCAGATCGCCGCGACGCCCACCACCGGCTCCGCTGCCCTGCTGCCGCCGAGTGTGCTCAAATCTCCGCTCAAACATGACCGTAACCACAACAGTATTCTGATGTCGCTGCCCCCGCTGGACTCGGCCGCGAGTGGGCCCATTCCGACGTGTGCGAGCGTCCTGCCGGGCGAAGCACCGGCCGACTTCGGGAAGGTCCGGCGAAACCACAGTGCCGGCCGGTTGGTTAGCTTCTGCGAGGATCAACCGGAGCTGGCGGCGGTCGGGCTGCGGCAAGTCCACTCGACGCCCAACTTCCAGAAATACGGTGCGCCCGAGTTCGAACAGCTCGGCCAGCATCACATCCTGTCGCTACCGGCGGTGCACGTGCCGCCGAAGGCGCTCAGCTACATGACGTcgatccggcaccggctcTCGAACGCGTCCTCGCTGTTCAAGTACCGCGAGGAGTCGCGCGCCGCCCGGATCAGCATCCTGGTGATCATCATGTTCCTGGTGTCGTACCTACCGTACGGTATCCTGGTGCTGATGCAGGGTCACGTCGATCTCATCATCGTGTCCGATCAGGCCCTGCTCGCGATCGTCACCGTGGTGATCGCGAACCTGAGCTCACCGTTCATCTTCGCCTACCGCAACAAGCGCGTCCGGCGGGGTGTCCGGCGGCTGCTCGGCATCGACAAGAAGACGAACGAGCGGCTCCAGAAgctgaccagcagcaacacgcaCTTCAACAACCATCCGCAGtcccagctgcagcagcaccgggagtCGGAACAgtcgctgcagcagcaccccaGCTGTGCGGCTCTCCAGCATCATCACGACCATGGCGTCCTGGAGCAGGGCAACTACGAGGCCAACATCACACTGGCGAACGTGGTCGGCGACGGGGCGTCCTGCGACGGCGGGGGCCAGAAGGCGCACAAGGTGCGTATCGCTGGccccgccggcggcggcggaagccTGACGCGGAGCGGGAGTTCGTGCAAGTATCTAACGCCAAATCAcgcggcggccgtggccgtcgcgAACGGGTTCATAGTCGAGTTCGAGCGGTATCCGTCGGACGAGCTCAACAGTCTGTGCATACAGAAGAAATCGATACTGAAACGGGTCTGTGATAGTTCGCGCAAGTGGGGCTGCAACTTTGCCACCAACTCCTGCACCAGCAACGGAGACGAGCAGACGGAGGTGTAG